From a region of the Nitrospirota bacterium genome:
- a CDS encoding P-II family nitrogen regulator — translation MKMIAAVIKHFKLDEVRQALTDAGVEGMTITEVKGFGKQKGHVEVYRGTTYEVKFLPKVKIEVAVSDQKAEAVIQALSTAARTGEIGDGKIFVHDLGDVVRIRTGERGEEAL, via the coding sequence ATGAAGATGATAGCCGCCGTTATCAAGCACTTCAAGCTCGACGAAGTGAGGCAGGCCCTCACCGACGCCGGCGTTGAGGGAATGACCATCACGGAGGTCAAGGGCTTCGGAAAGCAGAAGGGGCACGTGGAGGTTTACCGCGGCACCACCTACGAGGTGAAGTTCCTCCCCAAGGTAAAGATAGAGGTGGCCGTCTCCGACCAGAAGGCCGAGGCGGTCATCCAAGCCCTGAGCACCGCGGCGCGCACCGGGGAGATAGGGGACGGGAAGATCTTCGTCCACGACCTCGGGGACGTCGTCCGCATACGCACCGGGGAGCGGGGTGAGGAGGCCCTCTGA
- a CDS encoding transporter, translated as MELSVSPRVEDAINEFFIRVPVRLTYGLTERWEISASAGTFVDNPAQGESRSGISDVTLFTKYRFRRFLREYVASALAMSVLIPVGSNEDISGGYTRYTPRFIVSKLLPGWHNVELAGSVAVAFLADPQEGADPDARDVLSVSGSFIYPRGRLQFFLESFWNTDRIDGGDDDRVFLTPGIQWDMNGVTSMPVVRRAKSLAVGIRVGLGDDAADIALVTRFRYDFPFKFKYKRNLGGEAPEQPAPAPE; from the coding sequence GTGGAGCTCTCCGTCAGCCCGCGCGTGGAGGACGCCATAAACGAGTTCTTCATCCGGGTGCCGGTGCGGCTTACCTACGGGCTCACGGAGCGCTGGGAGATATCGGCTTCGGCCGGGACCTTCGTGGACAACCCCGCCCAGGGGGAGAGCCGCTCAGGGATATCGGACGTCACGCTGTTTACGAAGTACCGCTTCAGGAGGTTTCTCAGGGAGTACGTCGCTTCGGCCCTTGCCATGAGCGTGCTCATCCCCGTGGGAAGCAACGAGGACATAAGCGGCGGATACACCCGGTACACTCCCCGGTTCATCGTAAGCAAGCTGCTTCCGGGCTGGCACAACGTGGAGCTCGCGGGCTCTGTGGCCGTTGCGTTCCTTGCCGACCCCCAGGAGGGCGCCGACCCCGACGCCCGGGACGTCCTCTCGGTCAGCGGGAGCTTCATCTACCCCAGGGGAAGGCTGCAGTTCTTCCTGGAGAGCTTCTGGAACACCGACCGCATAGACGGCGGCGATGACGACAGGGTCTTCCTCACGCCCGGCATCCAGTGGGACATGAACGGCGTGACGTCGATGCCCGTGGTGCGGCGGGCCAAGTCCCTGGCCGTGGGCATCCGGGTGGGCCTTGGCGACGACGCCGCGGACATCGCCCTGGTGACCAGGTTCCGCTACGACTTCCCCTTCAAGTTCAAATACAAAAGAAACCTGGGCGGGGAGGCCCCGGAACAGCCGGCACCGGCCCCCGAGTAG
- a CDS encoding metallophosphoesterase: MRLFILSFFLIYAAIHAYVFAKVRAALGLGVRTGIPLALFMLFMVAAPLIVHLAEERGLEAFARGLAWVGYMWLSLVGLTFLVSLGLDVLGLPVKLLRGGWLLPARAALSIAVLCALTVTVVGYFSARDIRTKRVVVETAKLPVPRIRVAQISDVHVGLIVRESRLSLIVKALRAARPDLLVVTGDLVDGQINNLGRLVSLLRDFHPPLGKFAVTGNHEFYAGIGQALDFTRKTGFRVLRGEAVDVQGLITLAGVDDPTAERMGMRRGLPETELLSGLPHDRFVLLLKHRPWVKRSSRGLFDLQLSGHTHRGQIFPFNYVVRTQYPHLAGFFNLKDGSRLYVSPGTGTWGPPVRFLAPPEVTIIDLVRAP, from the coding sequence GCCCTCTTCATGCTTTTCATGGTGGCCGCTCCGCTCATCGTGCACCTGGCGGAGGAGCGGGGCCTGGAGGCCTTCGCCAGGGGCCTTGCCTGGGTGGGCTACATGTGGCTCTCCCTGGTGGGGCTGACCTTTCTGGTTTCCCTGGGCCTGGACGTCCTGGGGCTTCCGGTGAAGCTCCTCAGGGGGGGATGGCTCCTGCCCGCCCGTGCCGCCCTAAGCATCGCGGTTCTTTGTGCCCTTACGGTCACCGTCGTTGGATATTTCTCCGCCCGGGACATAAGGACGAAGCGCGTGGTCGTCGAGACGGCCAAGCTGCCCGTACCGCGCATCCGCGTAGCACAGATATCGGACGTGCACGTGGGCCTCATCGTCAGGGAAAGCAGGCTCTCCCTCATCGTGAAGGCCTTGCGTGCCGCCAGGCCCGACCTGCTGGTGGTCACCGGGGACCTGGTGGACGGGCAGATAAACAACCTCGGCCGCCTTGTCTCTCTCCTCAGGGATTTCCACCCTCCCCTGGGGAAGTTCGCCGTCACCGGAAACCACGAGTTTTATGCCGGCATCGGGCAGGCCCTGGACTTTACCCGGAAGACGGGTTTCCGGGTCCTGAGGGGAGAGGCCGTGGACGTGCAGGGCCTTATCACCCTGGCCGGGGTGGACGACCCCACGGCCGAGCGGATGGGAATGAGGCGGGGGCTTCCGGAGACGGAGCTTCTGAGCGGCCTCCCCCACGACAGGTTTGTCCTTTTGCTCAAGCACCGCCCGTGGGTAAAACGGAGCTCGCGGGGCCTTTTCGACCTTCAGCTCTCCGGCCACACCCACAGGGGACAGATATTCCCCTTCAACTACGTGGTGCGCACCCAGTATCCCCACCTGGCCGGGTTTTTCAACCTCAAGGACGGCTCCCGCCTTTACGTCAGCCCGGGGACGGGGACGTGGGGCCCGCCGGTCCGCTTTCTTGCCCCGCCGGAAGTAACCATCATCGACCTGGTGAGGGCGCCCTAG